GTTTCTCAAGGTCAGAAGACAAAGACTGCAGAATCTCCACAGGCAGAGAGCCGAAGCAAGAAAACGAAGAAGAGGCCAGATTACCATAACAATCCACAAATGGATGAACATCCCTCCTCTGCTGATCAAGATGCTCAAGTTCTTGCAGACAAAAACCATCTTCAACCCCCAACACAGTGCCCATATGGGAATAATCCTGCATGCTGCAAATGGCAAATGGACCAAAACCCATGCTCTCGAAACACATATTTTCTGCCTGAACTGCCATAATACTAGACTAGTATTACGTTACAACCACCGCAAAACGCCAAGAAAACCCAAGAAAGAGGAGAACCAAACGCAACCCCTTCTCAGAGAGCCTTTTCTGAACATATGAGTGCTAAAAATGGTACACattcatcaaagaaaaaagaagagggagtAGGTTAAAAGCTAGAAAAATTCATGTTCTGGTTACATCACAACAGACGCATGACATGAATCTCTCTCTTGAAAACTTTCTCTTAAATGGGCTTAGACTTTGGCGGACTTGTTACTTTGGGTGGTTGTTTATCTTAAAAGAGAGAAGCAAGAAAGGAACCTTTTTGCAGGGTAAAGAACcagttatatatacatatagtgATGACTACCCAAAGgagaaaaatatcaattgcATTGGGTTCTTGACTGATGGGGAATTATCCATAACGTGATTAAGTAACAATAAATGAGAGAAAGAAATATTGGGAGAAAAGAAACTTTATTGGGATTCTCTCAGCCTTCTTTCGTCAATGACTCAAAAAGGGTTTGTATGTGAGAGGGAGATGGAAAAAGGAGGCATAATAACGTGGAAACGTACATATGCAGGTgcagaaagaaataaaagagggGAACGTACACATGCAGATTTTGTGACAGCACTCTTCAGTCCACATACATCGTGGGCAAAAGGGCAATGGAAAGAGCATGGGATGGCGTTTGTAagattttgcttctttttaaCAAGAACAAAAGAGGGTAAATTTTACTATCATTCACATAGTAAATTTCTGGGATTACTTCAATTATTCTCGAGGCATTATGCACGTGCGTGGAGGTTTAGAGATAAGCTATTTGCAATAAGAATATGGAATCCTTTTATTTCTGAAGAAATCAGTTATACATGAATATCATCATATCCAGAGATTATAACAGTTGGGATAGAAGAGACGGGCAAGCCATATAGTGCCTCCTAGACTAAANNNNNNNNNNCCAGCAGCTGTGTTTCCACAATCATGTCAGCACGTGTAGCAGACACAGCGTAGGGGAAACCCCCTTGCCCCCAAGATATATGTGCAAAATACAGTTTTGCAAAGAATGAATCTAAGCCGGGACGCCTTTTGGTACTTGGGCAATCCCACCATGTCGAACTTTGACTCCAAATATACCAAAAACTTGCTCTACAATCTCTCTATGAAGGCTTATAGGAATGAAATGTCACTTAAACAGGGAGACATTTGGATTCTTTGAGTCCCAATGTGTAAGAAGAACTAATCAGATCGACCAATTATTTGAACTAAGCTTGCATTCTGGAAGACAGACCCACAGCAGCTTCCATCCGAGAGTACCAATCACCAATTCTTGTGTTCTCTACCATGTCTCTACCAGACTTGAGGTAGCGAATTGGTCGTAAAACACCATAGACCGCAAGGTCAGCTAAGTTAGGCTTCGTTCCACCTGGTGAAAGAAGGTCAGGTAAGAGAGGTAagctattattttataatgtttgGCCTATACCTGACTAGTAGCATACAAACCTAGAAAATCTCGACCCTTAAGTGCATCCACCCATGTTTCTGCAGCTTCATATAATGCAGCCCGTTCATCAgtgatgttatattttttcttcaatttcctGGAGACAAAATACATTGCAGCTGCTCCAGCATATTTTGCTGCTATTCTCTCAGTAAAGCTGAAGTTACCTGCACCGCAcccaaaaaaaggaaagggaGACCTCAATGTCAAGacaattcttgaaataatGCCGTATCTCAAAAGTTCATACTGGACAATCCAGAACCACTAAAATATGTAGTGGTCATATGGAACATTTTCAAGAGAACTTGATGCATAACATTCCATCTCCAGAGGGCAGAAAATCAACCCCAACATGACACACTACCCCAAGACATTCACTGAATAATAAGGTAAAAGAAGTCAGCTCAAATGATatgcaaatattataattaggaTACCAATCTATACTATTACATAACTGGAGAGGGTCACTTTTTGGCATGTTTAGCCTATAACATAGTTTCTtcatatttcttctctttctctctccaaCTTCTACTGTCTTCACTTGTTCTCACTAATCTCTTATTTTTCTCTGtccattttaatataatatttaaattcttctgCATGCACATTTGAGTTTGTCACACACAGTAGTCTAGAAAAAATATCAGTATCAAGGATGGAAAGGGATTTCCTGCCAGATGAGTGCCAGACAACTCAAAGAGAAACATATCATAAATCTCCCACACTGAATACGATCTTAAACACCTATACAGTTAATGAATACCTTGTCTTGAATAATCCCACAAATAGATTTCATGAAATAACCAGTTGTCCAGAACATGCCCCCACATAACAGATCAAACAAAATAgtgaaaaggaaagaaagaatataAACACGCATAAATCAATTCACCTTTGTCGACTGAAGGACTCTTTAGGGTCCACATCTTCATTGCAGGACCCTGATTCTTTGGACTTATAAGTGACAAAATTATCCATAGTCATATTTTACTGGATGCACCAATTCTTATAGATGCCAATGATCATCATCTGCCGTAATTTACAGCCACCAACAATTTTAGAATAAGAATCTTATGATGAGTAACTTTATTGTTTTCCAGAAAAGCTCCTTGATTTAATTACATTGCAGAAAGGATGCATAATACGACCAATTCATGGTCTATACTTATACTGCTAAGCCTACAAAACCAAATGGGAAACAAGCACACTCACTGGACGGAGAGTGAGACAAACACACAAACAGAGATCAACAGTGACACCTAACCCAGGGTTAGCATATATTGCTAAATATGTTCAGTTTCAGTCACATAAAAATTAGCTACAGAATACTTTGGCACTAAACCTCCAGTTAAAACGGCAAAGAcgtagaaaaagaaaacaatgtcCACTTTGACCTCACAGTAAAAAGATACACTGACCAAAGAATGAGtttcagttttatttttcattttacctCTTTCAGTACCAGCAGTTTATTTTGTTGCAAAAGTGTATGAGTTTGTGTAGGCACACAGGAACCAATCAATAATTTTGCTATTCACTCTGaaataatatacaaataagCTGCACTCTCGAATTCACAGATAATAACACAAATGAGAGTAACAAAACCTCACCGTTGCGGGTGATGTAGTCAAATGATTCAAGGGCTTCGGAAGTACTTCTGTAAATATTAGGTGATAATACATGCACCAAATGATTGTCCACCCAGCTGCAATAATAGAAAGTGGGATAACAATTTAATTGAGAGACTATATTCATTTGCCAAAATGAGAAAAGTAGTTTCATTGACGGTAAAAGAacttaattactaaaatattaaggTTTGCAACAACTATGAAAAATAGAtgtaagaaaatggaaaaggcACAAGAAACCATTATGcttgacaaataaaataatggtaaGATTGCTAAAGCTTCATCAAACTATTGGCTCATTGCATCAAGATCATGTGGAAAATTGATCTTATAAAACAAGGTAAAGAGCAATTCAACAAAGAGAAGTCAAAGTGCTACAACACTGAGGTGTTAAGAGCCAGAAATACATACCCACGCCACTTCATCTCTTCGTCTTCTGCAACAGAATCAATGGCCCCAGACGGATGGATCTTTCGTgtcaatttatcaattatatctATGAAGATAAGGGATGAATAGTGTTTCAAAGTTGATTCTATAACCTACAATCAAACAGCATATACCACCATATATCTATAAAGGAG
The window above is part of the Sesamum indicum cultivar Zhongzhi No. 13 linkage group LG7, S_indicum_v1.0, whole genome shotgun sequence genome. Proteins encoded here:
- the LOC105165991 gene encoding prostaglandin E synthase 2; its protein translation is MRRVAGLATICRSVEGVLAAPSVAGIPAPHQRLFQAGLFSTATNKGSSARSHWFSCNGVAAQAVAGTVLFSVAATALVEEVHAKEPVQSKFRPNDVILYQYEACPFCNKVKAFLDYYDIPYKVVEVNPISKKEIKWSDYKKVPILMVDGEQMVDSSDIIDKLTRKIHPSGAIDSVAEDEEMKWRGWVDNHLVHVLSPNIYRSTSEALESFDYITRNGNFSFTERIAAKYAGAAAMYFVSRKLKKKYNITDERAALYEAAETWVDALKGRDFLGGTKPNLADLAVYGVLRPIRYLKSGRDMVENTRIGDWYSRMEAAVGLSSRMQA